Proteins encoded by one window of Nicotiana tabacum cultivar K326 chromosome 10, ASM71507v2, whole genome shotgun sequence:
- the LOC107767809 gene encoding TORTIFOLIA1-like protein 2, with the protein MSRQIEMKTHVNMVKGRGPSRVNSQQVVFELKQRVVLALNKLADRDTYRLGVEELEKIIECLTPDGVAPFLSCILDTDSEQKSAVRKESIRLMGMLANFHDSTVVPHLGKMVSSIVKRLKDSDTVVRDACVDTVGILASKMSSVAGDDDNDGVFVVLVRPIFESLGEQNKQVQTGSALCLARVIDSIQNPPAAILQKMLAKTVKLLKNPHFMAKPAVIELNRSIIQAGGANTHSALSIAMASIQEVLKNSDWATRKAACAALGDIASTGGALFSAFKSSSIRSLESCRFDKVKPVRDSALQALHLWKRLPGPGTSEPSEAGSSIKENRYKDDYGDITSASETTLKDATPKKFGCDSTRNKLPLSLRKAGHNHVEKPQHCGTNEWHVEVAVPTTRKIFMPEVRDEESEGSSVMKAVEKSAETRSSHDIEYEYVHIDDKQECSSGSNLFPDNFQRKEVMGSHQIIDEASLGTLLGTSQRSVVEEISIEEQRYFGGTQDRRSLDSTTTELSSQKLHGCCSHIAKEMLSVRKQLLDIENKQSNLLDLLKEFTTNIVDNLSMMQMKVAGLEGMVDRMASELSYGGRCPDPLATKFMKRSPSVASPRLSTYTPRPSVDIHHRKSPLLPTKDMDVQEERTLVKSRSSSFRTQNLDMWTDPAAKQGGYPVGKGVHKNSGQGTHGGQLRRNNDVFSSISITNAKQHHVDVKNNLWRVVKEHLLEGDVDSAYVEALYSGDELVLFELIDTTGPVLENLSQKTASDLLATLASYFCEQTYVNNIIPWLQKVVDLSSVHGPDCIALSSKARREFLSAFQDAIKGGYSTPAERKSLMQLAMTLNQIWGKNAP; encoded by the exons ATGAGCAGGCAAATAGAGATGAAGACACATGTGAATATGGTGAAAGGAAGAGGTCCCAGCAGGGTGAACAGCCAACAGGTTGTTTTCGAGCTTAAACAACGTGTGGTTCTTGCGCTGAACAAGCTTGCAGATAGGGATACTTACCGACTTGGAGTTGAAGAGCTAGAGAAAATAATTGAATGCTTAACCCCAGATGGAGTTGCTCCATTTCTATCCTGTATATTAGATACTGATTCGGAGCAGAAAAGTGCTGTTCGTAAGGAATCTATCCGGTTGATGGGCATGCTAGCCAATTTCCATGATAGCACTGTTGTTCCACATCTTGGGAAGATGGTATCCAGCATTGTAAAGCGTCTCAAGGATTCGGATACTGTTGTAAGAGATGCTTGTGTAGATACTGTTGGAATTTTGGCTTCTAAAATGAGCAGTGTTGCAGGTGACGATGACAATGATGGAGTTTTTGTGGTGCTAGTGAGACCTATTTTTGAATCCTTAGGAGAACAAAATAAGCAGGTGCAAACTGGTTCAGCGCTGTGTTTGGCTCGGGTCATAGACAGTATTCAGAACCCCCCAGCTGCCATTTTGCAGAAGATGCTGGCTAAAACTGTGAAGTTGCTTAAGAATCCACACTTCATGGCAAAGCCAGCTGTTATTGAATTGAATAGAAGCATTATTCAG GCTGGTGGTGCCAATACACATAGTGCTTTATCAATTGCAATGGCTAGCATTCAAGAAGTACTCAAGAACAGTGATTGGGCAACAAGAAAAGCTGCATGTGCCGCATTAGGGGACATTGCTTCAACTGGTGGAGCATTGTTCAGTGCTTTCAAGTCCTCCAGCATCCGTAGCCTCGAATCCTGTCGATTTGATAAG GTGAAGCCAGTCAGGGACTCCGCATTGCAAGCTTTACATCTGTGGAAAAGGCTTCCCGGCCCTGGTACATCTGAACCTTCTGAAGCAGGCTCTTCGATAAAAG AAAATCGGTATAAAGATGATTATGGTGATATAACAAGTGCCAGTGAGACAACACTGAAGGATGCCACACCTAAGAAATTTGGTTGTGACTCGACTAGAAACAAGCTTCCCCTTTCTTTGAGAAAAGCAGGCCATAACCATGTCGAAAAGCCTCAGCACTGCGGAACTAATGAGTGGCATGTGGAGGTAGCAGTTCCGACAACCCGTAAGATCTTTATGCCAGAAGTTAGGGATGAAGAATCAGAGGGTAGTTCTGTTATGAAGGCAGTTGAAAAAAGTGCTGAGACTAGAAGTTCTCATGATATTGAATATGAATATGTGCACATAGATGACAAACAGGAGTGCTCTTCTGGGTCAAATCTGTTTCCTGATAACTTTCAACGCAAAGAAGTCATGGGTTCTCACCAGATAATTGATGAGGCCAGTTTGGGTACACTATTGGGAACAAGTCAGCGTTCTGTAGTTGAAGAAATCAGTATTGAGGAACAACGATATTTTGGTGGAACACAGGACCGAAGAAGCTTAGATTCAACAACTACTGAATTGAGTTCTCAAAAATTGCATGGCTGTTGTTCTCATATAGCAAAAGAAATGTTATCTGTCCGAAAGCAACTCTTGGATATTGAGAATAAGCAATCCAATTTACTGGATTTACTAAAG GAGTTCACAACCAACATAGTGGATAACCTGTCAATGATGCAAATGAAGGTGGCCGGTCTTGAAGGCATGGTTGATAGAATGGCCAGTGAACTTTCTTATGGAGGGAGATGTCCTGATCCATTGGCAACAAAATTTATGAAAAGAAGTCCTTCTGTTGCTTCCCCAAGACTCTCCACGTACACCCCAAGGCCATCTGTTGATATACATCATAGGAAGTCTCCGCTACTGCCCACCAAAGACATGGATGTTCAAGAGGAAAGGACACTTGTGAAGAGTAGATCGAGCAGTTTTAGAACACAAAATCTAGACATGTGGACTGATCCTGCTGCAAAACAAGGTGGATATCCTGTTGGAAAGGGAGTTCACAAAAATAGTGGACAGGGAACTCATGGAGGTCAATTGAGGAGAAACAATGATGTCTTCAGCAGTATTTCTATAACTAATGCTAAACAACACCACGTAGATGTCAAGAACAACCTCTGGAGAGTTGTTAAAGAACATCTGTTGGAAGGGGATGTAGACTCTGCTTATGTGGAAGCCCTTTATTCTGGTGATGAACTTGTTTTGTTTGAACTTATTGATACAACAGGTCCGGTTCTGGAGAATTTATCGCAGAAGACCGCAAGTGATCTTTTGGCCACTTTGGCATCGTACTTCTGTGAACAAACATATGTGAATAACATAATTCCCTGGCTGCAAAAG GTGGTGGACTTGAGTTCCGTCCATGGACCAGATTGCATTGCCCTTTCTTCAAAAGCAAGGCGGGAATTTCTTTCTGCATTTCAGGATGCAATAAAGGGTGGATATTCTACCCCGGCAGAGAGAAAATCTTTGATGCAATTGGCAATGACTTTAAACCAGATTTGGG GAAAAAATGCGCCATAA
- the LOC107767811 gene encoding eukaryotic translation initiation factor 3 subunit K, whose product MGKEETTQKSQLAVTVEQLIAVNPYNPDILPDLENYVNEQVSTQTYNLDANLCLLRLYQFEPERMSTPIVARILVKALMAMPAPDFSLCLFLIPERVQMEEQFKTLIVLSHYLETARFRQFWDEAAKSRHIVEVVPGFEQAIQAYAVHVLSITYQKVPRAILAEAINIEGLSLDKFLEHQVSNNGWVIEKGQGKGQLITLPCTEFNHPELKKNTADSVQLEHVTRIFPILG is encoded by the exons ATGGGGAAAGAGGAGACTACCCAAAAGTCACAGCTGGCTGTCACTGTAGAGCAGCTCATTGCCGTTAACCCTTACAACCCTGATATCCTCCCTGATCTTGAAAACTATGTTAACGAACAG GTTTCTACTCAAACATACAATCTGGATGCGAACCTTTGCCTTCTTCGTCTTTATCAG TTTGAGCCGGAGAGAATGAGTACACCAATTGTTGCTCGTATTTTGGTTAAG GCCCTAATGGCAATGCCAGCTCCAGATTTCAGCCTCTGTCTCTTCCTTATCCCGGAACGAGTG CAAATGGAAGAGCAATTCAAGACACTAATTGTTCTCTCTCACTACTTGGAG ACTGCAAGGTTCCGTCAATTTTGGGATGAAGCTGCAAAGAGCCGCCACATAGTGGAAGTTGTCCCTG GTTTTGAACAAGCAATTCAAGCATATGCTGTTCATGTCCTTTCAATAACCTACCAGAAGGTTCCAAGGGCAATTCTGGCAGAG GCAATCAACATTGAGGGTCTTTCATTGGATAAGTTCCTTGAGCACCAAGTGTCGAACAACGGTTGGGTTATTGAGAAAGGTCAGGGTAAGGGCCAACTTATCACGCTTCCTTGCACTGAATTCAACCATCCAGAACTTAAGAAAAATACTGCTGATAGTGTTCAGCTGGAGCATGTTACGCGTATCTTCCCCATTCTTGGCTAA